GTGTGGTCAAAGGAGGAGGCTGAGCCATGCCGTCACCGTCACCAACGGGTTCTAACGGTGGAAAGGGGCCCAAGAGGCGGCCTCGCGGGGCCAAGGCTGATCCCGTCGCGATGCCGAGCTCGCCTGAAACAGGCATCGTGGCTGCTGGCGATGCTGGGCGAGGCGGCTCCGGCGGGCGAGATGCGCGCGGGCGGTTTGCGTCGGGCAATCGATTCGCCATCGGCAATCCGCAAGCGGCGCGGGTCGGGCGATTGCGCTCGGCGATGATTGAGTCGGTCACGATCAAGGACATGGGTGAAGTGGTGGCGACGGTCATTGAGCGTGCCAAGGCTGGCGACATGGCGGCGGCGAAGTTGCTCCTCGATCGCGTGCTGGGGCCGGTGGTTGCGATCGATGTGCTTGCGCGGATCGAGGCGCTCGAGGCGGCAATGGATGAGACACCTACGGAGATTGGAGTAAAGCCATGGGCCTTGACAAGCGCCTAGCGAAACTTGAAGGAAGGATGAAGAACATGAGGCACGAGTCAGGCTGTGCGGCGTGTGGCTTTCCGGCCACGGCGATTGAGCCGTTCGTTCTTGACAAAGACCTCGGCGAGCCGTGCGAGCAGTGCGGACGCGAGAGGCATCGAGACGGTCGGCCGTTTATCGATTGGAGGCCACTGATCATTGTGGTGGGCGAGGGGTGCGAAGTCGGGGCTGGGATTGGTGGCGAGTGAGAGAGGAAAAGCCAGTTCAAGATCAAGTGAGACGAGTCAGTCGGTCTCCCGCATTTTGAGCCTTTGCGTGAGTGCCCAGGTTCGCCATTGCTCGCTTTGGCTGCGGAGGGCGATATCGTCGAGGAAGCCTGGGGTGCGGTCGTCGGTGCGACCTGTGCGGAGTTGGAGGCGAGCCAATGCCTGGGTGGTTTCGAGGTGGCCCGGGTAGACGGCCAGTGCGGCGTCGTAGGCGGCGAGGGCTTCGTCGGTGCGGCCAGCGCGCTCGAGGACGAGAGCGAGGTTCATGCGCGGGTCGGGATGGCCGGGCATCAACTTGCGTGCCCATTCAAACTCCGAGGCGGCCTCATAGAGCATGCCGCTCGAGAGATACAGGATGCCGAGGTTGTTGTGGGCGGGGCCAAAGTACAGATCGGCACTGAGCGCCTCGCGCAGAAGTTGCTCGGCCCGCTGCTGGTTTTTCTCCATCTGTTCGATGGCCTGTGCTGTGAGTTTCTGCGCGAGCACAGTGTTGCGGGCCGCTTCAGTCGGTGTTGCATAGGGGCTGTGAGCAGGGCGAGGCTGGGTCGAGCAGCCGCCGCACAGCAACGTGATCAAGACACACCAGAACATCACGTTGTGGATCATCGCTTGATCTCGCTTTCACGCGCGTCGTGCACGGTCATGGTGAGCACTGCCAGCACCGGCAGATCGCCGCCTCGAGCCGCGTCGGATCGCTGCGGCTTCAAATCGATCGCGGTGATGACCCATCGCGGCTCCTCATCGCGCCACAGACTGAGAAAGCGCCCGAGATCTCGCAGAGACGGTGCCTGGAGCGTCAACGTGGCACGACGTTGGAGAGCCTGGGTCGTGCCGACTGTCTTGAGCACTCGTTCTGATTCCGGCGACACGCTGATGATGGTGCCGCTGGTCAGGCCCGCCCGAGCAACGATCGAGGCGATGCGATTGGCCAGAAGGCGATCGGATGTCGGTGACTGCGCATCAGCCTCGGGTAGTGCGTGCAGCGCTTCGACATGTCTGGCAATGTCCTGCATGCGCGCGCTTGTCGCGCTTGCCTGCTCGTGTGCGCTTCGCCAGCGCGGCATGGCGCTGAGCACCATGGCGGCCGATGCCATGATCGACACGGTCCAGATCAGGACAATGCGGCGAGTCATGGGCGAGCCTCCGCGCGGCGCGAGCGGGTGTCGTCGGGCCGCAAGCGCAGGGCGATGCGCGACAGGCCGCGGGCGCTGCTCAGACGCGGCTCTTCAAGACGCCAGCCTGCGGGGGCCGAAATCGCTTCGAGCAAAGTCGCCGGATCGACCGAGGTCGAGACAGCGATCTGGATGTCGGCCTCGGCGACATTGATCGATTCGACAAAGGCATCGGTCGCATCGGGCCAGGCTGAGAGCACCAGCGCCAGCGTCGTCGTAGCATCGGCTGGCAGGGCAAGAGCCGAGGCCAGTTGCTGGCGATCCTGACGCTGGACGAGTTCACGCTCAAGCGCCTTCGCATCGACATTGGCATGCGCGAGCATCTGCTCGATGGCAGCTTGGCCACGGTTGGCGCTGGCGTGATGCGCCTGCGCACGCCGCTCGAGCCCGAGTGCCGTCATTGCAGCGCACACAAGCAGCGCTGCGGCGTACACAGCGTGCCCGACGGTGCGCCGGCGCGTGAGGCTGCGCGGTGCATACCGACCGACGAGGAAGTTCAGACGCGATGGATCGAGGTCGCTGTTAAGCCAGTCGGGCAGCGCTGCAGGATGCAGCGAGATGACGTTTCGAGTGGATGGGTCCGACCAGACGTGCCCGATATCTGACGTCGGAGCCGCGCACACAATGGTCTGGCCGCGCCCGTCGCACGCCGCCACCGCATGCAGCGTGTCGGCATCGCACGGGATATCGGCTGCGGCCTCGTGAAGCACTCCGGCGGGCGCAGAGCCGTCCTTGCACCGCACCGGCCACTCGATGACGGACCAGTAGCAGCGGTCCGTGGGCCACACCACATCTCGCTCGCTGCTCATGACCCGCCTCCGAGCAGTGACAAGGCCACCGTGCGCTCAGCGTCGCGCACGACCACCGTGGACGGATCGATCGACTCGATGACGCGGCCTCGCGCCACCTCCTGCCCCACGCCCACCGAAATCATCGCATCGCGGTCAGGGTCATAGAGCACCGCGCGCGGCGAGCCGCCTTCGTAGATGATGGCGATCAGTTGCAGTTTGAGTGGCGGGGGTGGAGGCGGCGGCTTGGGCGCGGCTACCGCGACCGGCGGCGGAGCGACATACCAGATCGGCGCGGCAAAGGCCGCCTGATCGAGTGCTTCGCGCGCTGCGGCGGCGGGCGGCTCGGTCGCCTGCTGCGCGAGCATCTCAAACTCGACGGCTGCAAGTGGCCACAGCGACCAGATCGACACCGCCACGAGCACAACGCCGCACACCGCGACATGTCTCTTCCACCCAGGCGCGATCTCGTGCCGGCTCATGTCGCAAGCTCCTCGCCAGCGTCAATGACACGCGAGAGTTCGGCGGCAGTGGTGAGGCCCGCAGAGACCAGCGACAGGCCGTGCTCGTGCAGCGTGCGCATGCCGCGCGAGCGGGCCAGCGCCAGGATCTCATTGGCCGGGGCACGCTCGCTGATCATCGAACGCAGGGACGCATCGAGCACCAGCAGTTCAAATAATCCGGTTCTGCCCTCAAAGCCTGTTGACAGACAGGCTTCGCAGCCGCGGCCGCCACACGCGCCGTGCACCGTGCGCACCAGACGCTGGGCCAGCACCGCACTGAGCGACGACGAGACCAGAAACGGCTCGACGCCGAGATCGAGCAATCGCGCGATCGCGCTGGCCGAATCACTGGTATGCAGGGTCGAGAGCACCAGATGCCCGGTCAGACTCGCCTGCACCGCAATCCTGGCTGTCTCTTCGTCGCGAATCTCGCCGACCATGATGACATCGGGATCCTGCCGGAGAATGTGACGCAGACCTGTGGCAAACGTAACATTCTTCTTCGGATCGACCTGCGTCTGGCTGATCGCAAGCCCGGCACCCGACAGGTCGTATTCGACAGGGTCTTCGACCGTGACCATGTTGAGTTCGCAGCCGCGCAGCGAGCCGCCGGCGTTGGTCGCGCTGATCCACGCCAGACTCGCATAGAGCGTCGTGGTCTTGCCGCTGCCCGTCGGGCCCGTCGAGAGCACGATGCCGCTGGTGCGCGCGATCTGCGCCAGATACGCACGCTCAAGCGCATCGGGCATGCCCAGCGCAGTAAAACTCGACAAATGCGGCGAGCGCGCCGGATCAAGCAGACGCAGCACCACACGCTCGCCATACACGCTCGGCAAGGTGCTGATGCGCAGGTCCGCCTGCCGACCCGTGGCCGCAGCGTGCCGCCCGCCCGCGCGACCGATCGAGACCGACGCGCGTCCATCCTGCGGCGCCCGGCGCTCGGCCACATCAAGGCCCGCCATCACCTTGATCCGGCTGACCACGCTGGCCGCGACGGATGATGGAAGCTCACGCATCGTGTGCAATGAACCATTGAGCCGGTAGCGCACCAAGGTGCGTTCACGCAGCGGCTGCAGATGCACATCGCTCGCGCCCCGCACCAGCGCTTCAAACAGCACCAGATCGACCAGCCTCACCGCTGGAGCCTTGCCGTGCGTGCTCAGGAGATCGCGCTCGGCCTCACGCACGGCGGCATCAAGATCGCTTGTCACATCGTCGCTGGCCTCGAGGATAATCGCCCGTTCGGCAGCCTGTTCTTCATCGCGCTCCGAGGCGTACGCGCGGTCAATCGCAATGGCGAGATCCTCGACGCCGCACTCGCGCGTGCAGACCTTGCATCCGAGTCTGACGCCGACATTGTGCAGCACGGCCTGTCGCGTACTGCCGGCGAAGAGCAAAAGTTCGACATCGTCCGCCCTGCCCGCACTGAGCACCAGGTGCCGGCGTGCAAACTCGTGATCGATCAAGCGAAGAAACTCATCGCTTGGCCGCGCCGACAAGGCATCGCTGCCGGGTCCACCACCACCCGCCGAAGCCGGCGCGTCGCTGGTCGCTGCCACGCTCACCGGATCACCCTGGGCTCAACCACCGGCCAGCCCGTCTGGAGGTCGAGTTCGTCGGCCCGCCGATCCGACAGATGCCGCAGACTCTCAAGATCGTGTTCACGCATCACGCTCGCGCGGATGAACACATAAAACTTCGATCGGCTGCTCGCACGGCTCCTGCTCTTGAAGGCCTCGCCCACGACCGGGATCCGGCCCAGCAGCGGCACCTGCGTCACGCTCTGCGACTCATCTTCGATCTCGATCCCGCCCACCACCACGGTGTATCCATCGGGGATCGTCGCCACGCTGCTCACCCGGTTCTGCTGTCGCGCCGGAGGCAGCGTCGGCGAAGACGCCGGACCAAGAAAGGCGCTGAGCGACACCGAGTACTCGAGCAGCAGATGATCGCCCTCGGCGATCTGCGGCACAATCGTCACCGTCGTGCCCGCGTCCTGCGTGCCGCCAAACGACGTCGTCGAGACCGTGTTCGACGCATTGACGCTCGCAAACGGCTGTTGCACCACCGAATCGAGCCGCGCCACCTGGTTGTTGCCCACCAGCAGCGTCGGCATACTCACCGAACGCCCGTCCGAGATGCTCTCGATCGCGCGCAGCACAATCGAGAAATCGCCCGGATTCAGAACCACTCCCGTCAAGCCCGTGGCGGACACCGGGCCGTCGAGTTGACCGTTCGTGCGTGTGCCCAGGCCAAACAGCGACGACAGCCGGATGCTCGTCTGGCCTGACATCGCCAGTTGCTCGAGTTCCACGCCAAGATCGCGCGACTGACTTTCGGTCAATGTCACCAGCAGCACATCGAGCATCACCTGCGACTGGCGGACATCTAAGGTGCGCAGCAACATCTCGATCTGAGCGAGCAATCGCGGCTCACCGGCTGCGATGAGGGTGTTGGTATGTTCGTCGGCCGACAACATCACCGCGCTGCCCGCACCTTGCTGCATTGTTCGCCCACTCGAACCTGACGCTGCTCGTGTCGGCGAGACGCCTGCCTCGCCGCCCATCGGCGGAGGCGCGAGCGTCACGCCGTCATCGCGCATCGACGCTTCACGCACGCCGCTTGAGCTTCGTTCTGATTCGGCCGCCGCCGCTTCCAGGATGCCACTGGTCAGCAAGTGCTCCAGAATCGAACGCATCTCCAGCACCGAACGGTTGCGGATGACAAACGTCCGCACCGGGCGACGGGCGGCTGACGGTGCCGAGTCCAGCCGCTCGATCAACGCCGCGATCTGTTCGTGCGATGCCGGTGTGGTTGTTATAACCAGGCTGCCTGTGATCTCATTGATCACCATCCGCCAGCGGTCATCCGTCGGCTGACGTACCGTCTGCTCGATCAGCGATGCAATATCACGCGGCGCGAAATGCAAAGGTGTATAACCCACCGTATCGAGCCGCTCACGAGAATCAAGATCGGTCACGAGCAAGCGAAGAGAATTAAGATCGTCTTCGGTCGCGATCAGCAGCACCGAACGAGGATCGGCCGCCGCCACCACCTCGCCTTTCATCTTCTGGCCGGTTGCAAGTTCCCGCTTGGCCGCCACCTGCATTACAATCGCCGCCATCTGCACGCCCGAGAGGTTGGAGAGCGCCACTTCCTCGACCCGCGCCGACGCAAACGGAACATCCGCCCTCGCCGCAATTTCTAACATCTGCACCAGCCGCGACGAGAGATCGCTCACCACCACCATGCTCTCGCCCACCGCCTGCACGCTGCCGCCGGGCTTGGAACTCAGACGAGTCAATGTCTCAACAACCTCGCGCGCCGGACGATGCCGCAGCCCGAACCCGATCGAGCGAAACCCCGGCTCGGGGCTGAACGCCGAGCGCGGGGAAGTCTGAGCACCCGCAGGAACATCTGGCTGCCCATCGAGCAGAACTCCAGCTCCTTCGTTTTCCTTCGCGTTCCGTTCCCTTGCGTGGTCATCGTTCGCGTCGCGGCCCCCTGCAAGCCCCTCGCCCACAGGCAAAAACGCGGCCGCAGCATGGGCCGACGCCATCGCTGCACGCACATCATCAAAAGTCTCAAGCGGCGCAAAGCCCGCCGCATCCGCAAGCCGCACCACGCTGTACGTCCTCTCACCCGTCAGACGCACCGTGGTCAAACCCCGCGATGTAAGAACGCGATTCATCAGCGCCCAGAGTTCGCGATCGTCAACCCCAGTTTCAAAACGTAACGTCGCCGACCCACGCACCACCGACGCATCATACTCAATATTCACCCCCGCCCGAGCACCCGCAAGATCCACCAGCCGAGCAACATCCACCTGACCGGCAGGAAGAGTCTGAGTAGGCTGGACGTATTTGGCGTTTAAGGGTAGAGAATATGAATGGGCGGTCGAAACAGCGATCATCGATCCGGCCAGCAAACAAAATGGCAAAGATGCGATCATCGCTGAAGTCGACCTTGAGATCAATGTGTGCATGAGTTGTAAAGTCTACAGGCGGTGCTCGCTAAGCACAAGTATGTCCCAGTTTTTGTCCGTGTACTACTTTGCGTTACGATTCTTTCGAAACCCCCCAATTAGGTTAGGGCGCGAAGATTGCCCCGCTATTGGGGGGGCATGTCGTTGATCAAGTGCTCACCCATCAACTACAAACATGCCATACACCTGTTGAAACCTGATGCGAATTACTCCTGCCCCCACGAGTCAAGCACTACGGATACATCGTTGAGATTTGCATTCAGATTCACTTGAGCCTGGGCAACGGCAAGATCAGAGCGGGCTTGAAGCAGCGTAGCCTGATGCCTGCTCTCCAAGGATTCGTCGCGGCGCGTTGCCCTGCGTTCAGCGACCAGGGCCCGTCGAAGAGTTGCCTGGGAGGCGCTGTCGCATTCATACGCACTCAGTGCGATCGGCAATCGGGATTGGCCCGCGAGGAACGACGTTGATGCCGCGTTGGGTCCGGGTCGGCCAACCTCCGACCAGATGAGACTGCGCAGCTGTGATCGAGCTTGAACCAGTTGTTGTGACAATCCAGTGCGTGCGGCTTCCGCCGCCGCTAGCGCGACTTGCGCATCCTCATCAAGTGGATTGGATGCTAAGCGATCCGTCATCAAGGCAATCTGCTGTAGGCTCTCGGATAGGCTCCCATACAGCGCGATCAAGCCGGAGCACAGCGTGTCACAACCCTCGAAGGCGGCAAGCATGACGAGTGTTCCAGTAGCACTGATGCCTTCCGAGGCCAGAACCTCAGGCATCATTCCCGCCTCGATCAACACGAGGGCTTGGTCTGAACCGGTCGACAGCGAGGAGCTCGGTTGGCGATTCACAGCCAAGGATGTTGTGCAGACGAACATCGCGAAAATCAACATAAATCCTGTGAGTTTAAACATTTACGACACTCCGTCACCAGGTGCTCATCTCATTCTCATCATAGCGTAATCTGCCGAGCGTCACAAGCAATCGATGTTCCGCTAGCAGGGGCGTGGAAAAAATGTGCACAAGACGGTGCGCCGTTGTGAAGCTGAGTCGAGCATCGGGATTCTGGTACGCTGCGGCTCAGGCAAGGCTGACCACACGAGGATTACTACCATGAATCGTACCAACATGACCCTGTTGACAATGCTGCTCGCCATGGTGTCCTGCGGCGGCTCGGCGCTCGCTCAGGCCTTTCCTGTCGAAGAGGTGATGCGGCAGATTCAGGCTCGGTTTGAATGGATTGCGAATTACCACGGTGCGCCCAACTCGATTGGTTGGCTGAATCGACCGAGCGACGATGCGACAGCTCCTGCTTATCCGCCAGATGGGTGGTATTCAGCGGAAGGAGCACTGAGCGATGAACAAAAGGCAGAGTTGGTGAATGATGCAATTGCTGCATTTGAAAGCGATCCTTTATCTGGAAGTATTTCCCTCTACATGCACTTCATCATTCCAACTCTGCATCCATTTGGAAGGCATTATGAAGATCAGGTTATTATTAATGGCACTGCGAGGAATGTATGCAGCAATTACTTGACTGGGGATCTGGCGGTCGGTCCGGCCGATGATGCAAATTACCTTGAAATCTTGGATGAGCTTCATGAAAATGTGCAAGAACTAAGATTTGTTGCCGGCCAGTATCAACTCTGCTTGTCAGAGAGTGACAATTCCTCGCGAGAAGTTACTGGGATTGAGGGAGGACAAAGCAGCGAATCGTGTGGAGGGGCTAGAGGGCTGGAATCTGCGTACATTGAGAGTGAATGGAACAATAGTGAATGGGCTTGCCCGGGCACCAACCCGTCATGCCTTAGCGGAGCGCTCAGTGCCTCTGCCGTATATACATACGTTTATCACCCTGGATCGGTCGACCCACTTGTTGATCCAACACATTGGGTATGGATGAGGATGGGAGCCACACGAGCTCGTGTGCGCATAGTAAATTTGGATCATCTCGGTGAAGATGATGTTGTTGAGCTCTATGTCGCTATGATTGAAATCGACAACCACGATCCGAACCTGCCTGTTCCGGCTCCTCCGGCTCCATTACCGTATCCCGACGGATTCTACGCCGTCATTGATGCCTCGACTTCAGGCGATTGTGACGGCCCGATGCTCAATGATGTGGCGGGTCCTCTCGACCTCTTTGCTGGAATTCCGTGCGCGTTCGTCCAAGATGAAGTTGATGGCTCTTTATATGGTAATGCCGCAGTCGGTTACAAACCGGCGACCCCGCTCAGAGCAATCATTGAACCCGCCTTCCATGAGTTTCCCGAGAATCTTGTCGGCGATGAGAATGGTGAGACTTCAGACGGCTCCGGGGGCAATGGAGGCGCGGGGATCGACGAAGCTGAAGTTGATTGCGGTGACGGCGGTGCGGACCCTGATTCGCCCGCCGACGCTGGCGAACCCTCGCCCGATGACCCGCAGGGTGGTGGCACCACAACCGCTGCGGTGTACCTCGTTACCGGACACAAGGTGGAGCAGGTTGTTGACGTCGTTGTGCCCGTGACCGGGCCTGATTATCGCATCGTGCGTGGCTACTCGAGCGATCCGGATCTACATACCTCGTCGGGTCCGGTGCCGGGATTGGTTGGAGCCAACTGGCAGATATCAAGTTTTCGCAGGCTGTGGCGCGATGCGCACGATTATCTTCATCTTTCGGGTCCACCGATGCACAAGTTCAGGTCTTTTGAACCTCAGTATGATCCCATGCAGACGATCGTTGGGTGGGGCCCGGGCGGGCGACGTGTTCATTGGGGAATTCTCGAACTCGAAGATATCGAGATCGATGGCGATGTCGTCGATGTCTACAGGCTCTCCGAGCCAGGGGGAGGCTTTCTTGATTTCAACAAGGCAACAAGGAATATTGCGCAGTGGAGCGACTCGTACGGAAACCGCCGCATCTACAAGTATCGCCAGTTTGGAGATTTGGCCTCGACGATTCGCCTGAGCACAATTTATCTCAATGGCACGCCTGGTGTTCTTCTTGGGCCGGATGCTCCGGAGGCCGTGGTTGAGTTCGATTGGATCGTGTCCGAGGCGAACCCCGCGGTTCGCGGCCGGCTTGGCTCGATCGAAGTCTACCGGTTCGACGCCCAGGGACATCGGGTTCTCACGCAAACCTGCCAGTACCGATATGCAGGCCAGCAGGGGGTTGCGTCTCACGGTGATGTGGGTGCGTCGGATATCGGACTGCTCATCGAGGTGGTGCATCGCACGCTGCTTGACGGCGACCCCTCTGAAGAGGACTCGTGGAGAACGAGGATCACTCAGTACCGTTATCACGAGACCGAAACCGCCGGAACTGAGTTGGACGATCGTCTCAACGCCCGCGGCCAGTCGATGCAGCTCGAGATGATTATTCAGCCGGAGCAGATCGAGTTCTTCGCAAACGCCTGGGGGATTGAAGAGTCTGAAATCAAGACCATGCAGGAAGCCGCTGACATTCTCCGCACCGTCGGGGATGATGCAACGGATCTGGAAGGAACGGGAATCGAGTTGATCGATCTTTGCGCCAAGATTGTCGACTACGACAACGCTTCGAATCGTGTGTCTCGCCAATGGGTGCAGAGTTCATGCGGATGCG
This genomic interval from Phycisphaeraceae bacterium contains the following:
- a CDS encoding type II/IV secretion system protein, with translation MSVAATSDAPASAGGGGPGSDALSARPSDEFLRLIDHEFARRHLVLSAGRADDVELLLFAGSTRQAVLHNVGVRLGCKVCTRECGVEDLAIAIDRAYASERDEEQAAERAIILEASDDVTSDLDAAVREAERDLLSTHGKAPAVRLVDLVLFEALVRGASDVHLQPLRERTLVRYRLNGSLHTMRELPSSVAASVVSRIKVMAGLDVAERRAPQDGRASVSIGRAGGRHAAATGRQADLRISTLPSVYGERVVLRLLDPARSPHLSSFTALGMPDALERAYLAQIARTSGIVLSTGPTGSGKTTTLYASLAWISATNAGGSLRGCELNMVTVEDPVEYDLSGAGLAISQTQVDPKKNVTFATGLRHILRQDPDVIMVGEIRDEETARIAVQASLTGHLVLSTLHTSDSASAIARLLDLGVEPFLVSSSLSAVLAQRLVRTVHGACGGRGCEACLSTGFEGRTGLFELLVLDASLRSMISERAPANEILALARSRGMRTLHEHGLSLVSAGLTTAAELSRVIDAGEELAT
- a CDS encoding tetratricopeptide repeat protein; the protein is MIHNVMFWCVLITLLCGGCSTQPRPAHSPYATPTEAARNTVLAQKLTAQAIEQMEKNQQRAEQLLREALSADLYFGPAHNNLGILYLSSGMLYEAASEFEWARKLMPGHPDPRMNLALVLERAGRTDEALAAYDAALAVYPGHLETTQALARLQLRTGRTDDRTPGFLDDIALRSQSEQWRTWALTQRLKMRETD